The following are from one region of the Pelagibius sp. CAU 1746 genome:
- a CDS encoding metalloregulator ArsR/SmtB family transcription factor: protein MSFGSLLLTSGRASRLLRAMGNERRLIILCHLCDREHSVNELCRLVGLSQSALSQHLAKLRRDNLVKTRRSAQTVYYSVSSPEVAPILKALSEVFPSVAAAAANARNDGTSQHRPSGARTADARAAWRKSSA, encoded by the coding sequence ATGTCGTTCGGATCCCTCCTCCTGACCTCTGGCCGCGCCAGCCGTTTGCTCCGGGCGATGGGCAACGAGCGGCGCCTGATCATCCTATGCCATCTCTGCGATCGCGAACACTCGGTCAACGAGCTGTGTCGCCTGGTCGGGCTCAGCCAATCGGCTCTGTCGCAGCACCTGGCCAAGCTGCGCCGGGACAATCTGGTCAAGACGCGGCGTTCGGCCCAGACCGTGTACTACTCGGTCTCCAGTCCCGAGGTGGCGCCGATCCTGAAGGCCCTCTCCGAAGTCTTCCCCTCGGTCGCCGCGGCGGCCGCCAATGCACGCAACGACGGCACCTCCCAGCACCGGCCCTCCGGCGCGAGGACCGCGGACGCGCGCGCCGCCTGGCGCAAATCCAGCGCCTAG
- a CDS encoding helix-turn-helix domain-containing protein, giving the protein MTGKPRPSSPTPDPIDIAIGSRLRLRRLAMGFSQETLARALGITFQQIQKYERGTNRIFASRLFQLSQVLRVPVGYFFQGIPADGEAPAPEAAGSDGEAGSDAQVGALLGKSDTLKLIQAYNRISDPNVRRQIYALVKTVGD; this is encoded by the coding sequence GTGACCGGAAAACCACGCCCTTCTTCCCCGACGCCAGATCCCATCGACATCGCCATCGGATCTCGCCTCCGCCTGCGCCGCCTGGCCATGGGCTTCAGCCAGGAGACACTGGCCCGCGCCCTCGGCATCACCTTCCAGCAGATTCAGAAATACGAACGCGGCACCAACCGCATCTTCGCCAGCCGCCTGTTTCAATTGTCCCAAGTGCTGCGCGTGCCCGTCGGCTATTTCTTCCAGGGCATTCCGGCCGACGGCGAGGCCCCGGCGCCGGAAGCGGCCGGCAGCGACGGCGAAGCGGGCTCCGACGCGCAGGTCGGGGCCTTGTTGGGCAAGAGCGATACGCTGAAACTGATCCAGGCCTATAACCGGATTTCCGATCCCAACGTGCGGCGGCAGATCTATGCCCTGGTGAAGACGGTCGGCGACTAG
- a CDS encoding ornithine cyclodeaminase family protein, whose translation MTGMAKPLCRSAAEITKGDLKVMTISEAEVQRLLDPSDLLEGLAEGFRALARGEVQTPDRPAVTLPGTGFLLSMPAWRAGGPIMVKMVSVFEGNLDLGLPNHLAMINLFDETTGAPLCLMDGTCITGIRTAAAAVLSVRLLARPKAAVATIIGAGVQGREHLRLLPLVRDFDEILVTSLNFDDARKLAAGHPRARAVEDPEAAVRRSDVVCLASHSYAPVIEPSWVKPGTHVTSVGYAPPRGELPAVLAHDHQLYVEDGAAFAAPPVGCGELQGIDPAAAIHLGDALLGRAPLRENDEEITVYKAMGIAMEDLVAAELVYRRALAEGNVPSALF comes from the coding sequence ATGACGGGAATGGCAAAGCCGCTATGCCGCAGCGCGGCCGAGATAACCAAGGGCGACCTGAAAGTTATGACGATCAGCGAGGCGGAGGTTCAGCGGCTGCTCGACCCCAGCGACTTGCTGGAGGGGCTCGCCGAGGGTTTCCGGGCGCTGGCACGCGGGGAGGTTCAAACGCCCGACCGCCCGGCCGTCACCCTGCCCGGCACAGGCTTCCTGCTGTCCATGCCGGCTTGGCGCGCCGGAGGCCCGATCATGGTGAAAATGGTCAGCGTCTTCGAGGGAAACCTGGACCTCGGCCTGCCCAACCACCTGGCCATGATCAACCTCTTCGACGAGACGACCGGCGCGCCGCTATGCCTGATGGACGGCACCTGCATCACCGGCATCCGGACCGCTGCCGCCGCGGTGCTCTCAGTCCGTCTGCTCGCCCGGCCGAAGGCGGCGGTGGCGACCATCATCGGCGCCGGCGTCCAGGGGCGCGAGCACCTGCGGCTGCTGCCCCTGGTGCGCGACTTCGACGAGATCCTGGTCACCTCCCTGAACTTCGACGATGCGCGGAAACTGGCGGCCGGCCATCCCCGGGCACGCGCGGTAGAAGATCCTGAAGCGGCGGTGCGCCGTTCCGACGTCGTCTGCCTGGCCAGCCATTCCTATGCGCCGGTCATCGAGCCTTCCTGGGTGAAGCCTGGAACCCACGTCACCTCCGTCGGCTACGCGCCGCCGCGGGGCGAGCTGCCGGCCGTGCTGGCCCACGACCACCAGCTCTATGTCGAGGACGGCGCAGCTTTCGCGGCGCCACCCGTCGGCTGCGGGGAACTGCAAGGCATCGACCCGGCCGCGGCGATCCACCTCGGGGATGCGCTGCTCGGCCGCGCGCCGCTGCGGGAAAACGACGAGGAGATCACCGTCTACAAGGCCATGGGGATCGCCATGGAGGATCTTGTCGCGGCCGAACTCGTCTACCGCCGCGCCCTCGCCGAGGGCAATGTCCCCAGCGCCCTTTTCTAG
- the queA gene encoding tRNA preQ1(34) S-adenosylmethionine ribosyltransferase-isomerase QueA, with protein MRTDDFDFDLPRELIAQHPMEPRDQARLLHVGAPGTETGRADRRIADLPDLLRPGDLLVTNDTKVIPARLTGRRGTAGVEVTLHQSLDGGTWKAFARPARKLSVNDRIDFGSDASGDFTAAVIDKGEAGEVTLHFDRRDGALLAALEEHGVMPLPPYITRGKTGDPRDRHDYQTVFAEREGAVAAPTAGLHFTQPLLRRLEERGVGRANVTLHVGAGTFLPVKTEEVEAHVMHSEWGEISAEAATAINAARGAGGRIVAVGTTALRLLESVAAEDGTLSAFTGETNLFILPGYRFKAVDLLMTNFHLPRSTLFMLVCAFAGKARMAAAYAHAIAEGYRFYSYGDACLLEPEQHA; from the coding sequence ATGAGAACCGACGACTTCGACTTCGATCTGCCTCGGGAACTGATCGCCCAGCACCCCATGGAGCCGCGCGACCAGGCGCGGCTGCTGCATGTGGGCGCCCCCGGAACCGAAACGGGCCGGGCCGACCGCCGCATCGCCGATCTGCCGGACCTGCTGCGCCCCGGCGACCTGCTGGTCACCAACGACACCAAGGTAATCCCCGCCCGCCTGACCGGCAGGCGCGGCACCGCCGGGGTCGAGGTGACGCTGCACCAGTCCCTGGACGGCGGCACCTGGAAGGCTTTCGCGCGCCCGGCCCGCAAGCTGAGCGTCAACGACCGCATCGACTTCGGATCTGACGCTTCGGGGGACTTCACCGCCGCGGTGATCGACAAGGGCGAGGCCGGCGAGGTCACGCTGCACTTCGACCGCCGCGACGGCGCCCTGCTGGCGGCCCTGGAAGAGCACGGCGTCATGCCGCTGCCGCCCTATATCACCCGCGGCAAGACCGGCGATCCGCGCGACCGCCACGACTACCAGACGGTCTTCGCCGAGCGCGAGGGCGCAGTGGCCGCGCCCACCGCCGGGCTGCACTTCACCCAGCCCCTCCTGCGGCGCCTCGAGGAACGCGGCGTCGGCCGCGCCAACGTCACCCTCCACGTCGGCGCCGGTACCTTCCTGCCGGTGAAGACCGAGGAGGTCGAGGCCCATGTCATGCACAGCGAATGGGGCGAGATCAGCGCGGAGGCCGCGACGGCGATCAACGCCGCGCGCGGCGCGGGCGGGCGCATCGTCGCCGTCGGCACCACGGCGCTACGCCTGCTGGAGAGCGTCGCCGCCGAGGACGGCACCCTCTCCGCCTTCACCGGCGAGACCAACCTCTTCATCCTGCCCGGCTACCGCTTCAAGGCCGTCGACCTGCTGATGACCAACTTCCACCTGCCGCGCTCGACCCTCTTCATGCTGGTCTGCGCCTTCGCCGGCAAGGCGCGCATGGCGGCGGCCTACGCCCACGCGATCGCCGAGGGCTACCGCTTCTACTCCTACGGCGACGCCTGCCTGCTGGAGCCGGAGCAGCACGCATGA
- the tgt gene encoding tRNA guanosine(34) transglycosylase Tgt, which yields MSGFGLDYDVQATDGAARRGRLTTAHGVVNTPAFMTVGTAGTVKGLTTDQVKDSGAEIILGNTYHLMLRPGAERVAALGGLHKFMNWPGPILTDSGGFQVMSLEELRKITEEGVTFRSHLDGTPHNLTPERAMEIQELLDADITMALDECTPFPATEKEARESMERSMRWAARCKEAFTRRPGYGLFGIVQGSVYPELRHRSAEALKEIGFDGYAVGGLAVGEGQEAMFEVLDATVPHLPAQRPRYLMGVGKPADIVGAVKRGIDMFDCVLPTRSGRTGQAFTRRATLNILNARHRDDARPLDPDCPCPTCSDYSRAYLHHLFKAKEMLGPILLTRHNLHYYQQIMAGLREAIEAGRLEDFVADFERQAAEGDIPAL from the coding sequence ATGAGCGGCTTCGGTCTCGACTACGACGTCCAGGCAACGGACGGCGCCGCGCGGCGCGGCCGCCTGACCACCGCGCACGGCGTGGTCAACACCCCGGCCTTCATGACCGTCGGCACCGCCGGCACGGTGAAGGGCCTGACGACGGACCAGGTCAAGGACAGCGGCGCCGAGATCATTCTCGGCAACACCTACCACCTGATGCTGCGCCCCGGCGCCGAGCGCGTTGCCGCCCTGGGCGGCTTGCACAAGTTCATGAACTGGCCGGGGCCGATCCTGACGGACTCCGGCGGCTTCCAGGTCATGTCCCTGGAAGAGCTGCGCAAGATCACCGAGGAGGGCGTCACCTTCCGCTCCCACCTGGATGGCACGCCGCACAACCTGACGCCCGAGCGCGCCATGGAAATCCAGGAGCTGCTCGACGCCGACATCACCATGGCGCTGGACGAATGCACGCCCTTCCCGGCAACGGAAAAAGAGGCGCGGGAATCCATGGAGCGCTCCATGCGCTGGGCGGCCCGCTGCAAGGAGGCCTTCACGCGGCGCCCCGGCTACGGCCTGTTCGGCATCGTCCAGGGCAGCGTCTATCCGGAGCTGCGCCACCGCTCGGCGGAGGCCCTGAAGGAGATCGGTTTCGACGGCTACGCCGTGGGCGGCCTGGCCGTCGGCGAGGGCCAGGAGGCGATGTTCGAGGTGCTGGATGCCACGGTGCCGCACCTGCCGGCGCAGCGCCCGCGCTACCTCATGGGCGTCGGCAAGCCCGCCGACATCGTCGGCGCGGTGAAGCGCGGCATCGACATGTTCGACTGCGTGCTGCCGACGCGCAGCGGGCGCACCGGCCAGGCCTTCACGCGGCGCGCGACGCTGAACATCCTCAACGCCCGCCACCGCGACGACGCCCGCCCCCTGGACCCGGACTGTCCCTGCCCGACCTGCAGCGACTACAGCCGCGCCTACCTGCACCATCTCTTCAAGGCCAAGGAGATGCTTGGCCCCATCCTGCTGACCCGTCACAATCTGCACTACTACCAGCAGATCATGGCCGGCCTGCGCGAGGCCATCGAAGCTGGCCGCCTGGAGGATTTCGTTGCCGACTTCGAGCGACAAGCCGCGGAAGGCGATATCCCCGCCCTCTGA
- the queG gene encoding tRNA epoxyqueuosine(34) reductase QueG, whose amino-acid sequence MPTSSDKPRKAISPPSDDLKIRIREHALALGFDAVGFAPARVAETAQAEFLDFLDQGCHGDMDWLARNAERRADPQTLWPEARSVVVLGQNYGPGSDPLALLERKDRASISVYARNADYHDLIKKRLKALARWMHQDLAADVKVFVDTAPVMEKHLAQAAGLGWQGKHSNLVSLELGSWLFLGEVFTDLELAPDGGEEDHCGSCRRCLDVCPTDAFLGPYRLDARRCISYLTIEHKGHIPREFRAAMGNRIYGCDDCLAVCPWNKFARRSSEPAFLPRAELSAPRLADLLQLDDATFRRVFAGSPIKRVGRDRFLRNVLIAVGNSGEAALAPRAEVLLEDASPLVRAMAVWALARLLPRNDFTALRGRRMALESDTDVLAEWRAGNAP is encoded by the coding sequence TTGCCGACTTCGAGCGACAAGCCGCGGAAGGCGATATCCCCGCCCTCTGACGACCTGAAGATCCGGATCCGCGAGCATGCGCTGGCGCTGGGCTTCGACGCGGTCGGCTTCGCTCCGGCGCGGGTCGCCGAGACGGCACAAGCCGAATTTCTCGACTTCCTCGACCAGGGCTGCCACGGCGACATGGACTGGCTGGCGCGCAACGCCGAACGCCGGGCCGATCCGCAAACGCTCTGGCCGGAGGCGCGCAGCGTCGTCGTGCTGGGCCAGAACTACGGGCCCGGCAGCGACCCCCTGGCCCTGCTGGAGCGCAAGGACCGCGCCTCGATTTCCGTCTACGCGCGCAACGCCGACTACCACGATCTTATCAAGAAGCGCCTGAAAGCGCTGGCGCGCTGGATGCACCAGGATCTCGCGGCCGATGTGAAGGTCTTCGTCGACACCGCGCCGGTGATGGAAAAACACCTGGCCCAGGCCGCGGGCCTCGGCTGGCAGGGCAAGCACAGCAACCTGGTCTCGCTGGAGCTCGGCTCCTGGCTGTTCCTGGGCGAGGTCTTCACCGACCTGGAACTGGCGCCGGACGGCGGCGAGGAGGATCACTGCGGTTCCTGCCGGCGCTGCCTGGATGTCTGCCCCACCGACGCCTTCCTCGGGCCCTACCGGCTGGACGCGCGGCGCTGCATCTCCTACCTCACCATCGAACACAAGGGGCACATTCCGCGCGAGTTCCGCGCCGCCATGGGCAACCGCATCTACGGCTGCGACGACTGCCTGGCGGTCTGCCCCTGGAACAAGTTCGCCCGGCGCAGCAGCGAGCCCGCCTTCCTGCCGCGCGCCGAGCTTTCGGCGCCGCGCCTGGCCGACCTGCTGCAGCTCGACGACGCCACCTTCCGCCGCGTCTTCGCGGGCTCCCCCATCAAGCGCGTCGGCCGCGACCGCTTCCTGCGCAATGTGCTGATCGCCGTGGGCAACAGCGGCGAGGCCGCACTGGCGCCACGCGCCGAAGTCTTGCTCGAGGACGCCTCGCCGCTGGTCCGCGCCATGGCCGTCTGGGCCCTGGCGCGCCTGCTGCCCAGGAACGACTTCACTGCCCTCCGTGGCCGGCGGATGGCTTTGGAAAGCGACACCGACGTCCTGGCGGAGTGGCGCGCGGGCAATGCCCCTTAG
- a CDS encoding LysR substrate-binding domain-containing protein, with translation MARRYLPPFAALRAFEAVARSLSFTRAADELGITQAAVSRQVRLLECELGVRLVERRPRGNELTAPGRSLSAALRDSLDAMAAAVREVSSHPARTVLTVSVAPYFSACWLTPRIMGFVEAHPQIDLRLHHSYEPPDYRRDQIDLGINWGAGEWPGVAAERVLDGSMTPLCSPAFLDRCGGLRRPADLLGRQLFFEFRLSDWAAWFAAAGVSDTGELQATRLDDSNALRRAALDGHGVALFFRSLAQDDLAIGRLVEPFGQAADTGSHYFLNYPAGRELSSGGKAFRRWLRAELRRDAD, from the coding sequence ATGGCCCGGCGCTACCTGCCGCCTTTCGCCGCGCTGCGGGCTTTCGAGGCCGTGGCGCGCAGCTTGAGCTTCACCCGCGCCGCCGACGAACTGGGCATAACTCAGGCCGCGGTCAGCCGGCAGGTGCGTCTTCTGGAGTGCGAACTGGGAGTGCGGCTGGTCGAGCGGCGGCCGCGGGGCAACGAACTGACGGCGCCCGGCCGGTCCCTGTCCGCCGCCCTGCGTGACAGCCTCGACGCGATGGCGGCGGCCGTCCGCGAGGTATCGTCGCATCCGGCGCGGACGGTTCTGACCGTCAGCGTGGCGCCCTATTTTTCGGCCTGCTGGCTTACTCCTCGGATCATGGGGTTCGTCGAGGCGCACCCGCAGATCGACCTCAGGCTCCATCATTCCTACGAGCCACCCGACTATCGGCGCGACCAGATCGATCTCGGCATCAATTGGGGTGCGGGAGAGTGGCCGGGCGTCGCCGCCGAACGGGTCCTCGACGGCTCCATGACGCCGCTGTGTTCGCCCGCTTTCCTGGATCGATGCGGCGGGCTCAGGCGGCCGGCGGACCTGCTCGGCCGGCAGTTGTTTTTCGAATTCCGCTTGAGCGACTGGGCCGCGTGGTTCGCGGCGGCCGGGGTGAGCGACACCGGCGAGCTTCAGGCGACGCGGCTGGACGACTCCAACGCCCTCAGGCGGGCGGCGCTGGACGGGCACGGTGTGGCGCTCTTCTTCCGAAGCCTGGCGCAGGACGACCTGGCTATTGGCCGTCTGGTGGAACCCTTCGGGCAGGCGGCCGATACCGGCAGCCATTACTTCCTGAACTACCCCGCGGGTCGCGAGCTCAGCTCCGGCGGCAAAGCCTTCCGCCGCTGGCTGCGCGCCGAGCTGAGGCGTGACGCGGACTAA
- the cysG gene encoding siroheme synthase CysG, translating into MRYFPAFHDLTARPSLVVGGGEAAARKLRLLMKAGARPVVVAPKAVAEIAALARRGEITWHPRAFRAGDVAGCGLVIGASGLAAVDAAVAETARSRGVPVNVVDRPDLSSFITPAIIDRDPVVIGISSGGDAPILARQIRARLETLLPANLGRLARFAGAFRGAVAAQIGDGLQRRRFWERFFSGPVADKVLAGDETGARETMLGLINGRDAQRQEAGSVAIVGAGPGDPDLMTFKALRRLQEADVVLYDKLVGPEIVDYARRDAERIYVGKAKGHHTKTQDEINTLMAEQALAGKRVVRLKGGDPFIFGRGGEEMDYLQARGIAVEVVPGVTAAAGCAAAAGIPLTLRGTALAVTFLTGHAKDGEPELDWASLASGKQTLAVYMGVSTAATLAGRLIEHGLAAATPVAVIENGTRPEQKVVTGRLDTLAERLEVEGVTGPALIVIGEVARQALEADITADLQNAAAALPQAV; encoded by the coding sequence ATGCGGTATTTCCCGGCATTTCATGACCTTACCGCCCGCCCCAGCCTGGTGGTGGGGGGCGGTGAAGCGGCGGCCCGGAAGCTGCGCCTGCTCATGAAGGCGGGCGCCCGGCCTGTCGTGGTCGCCCCCAAGGCCGTGGCCGAGATCGCAGCCCTGGCCCGCCGGGGCGAGATTACCTGGCACCCGCGGGCCTTCCGGGCCGGCGACGTCGCCGGCTGCGGCCTGGTGATCGGCGCCAGCGGCCTGGCCGCCGTCGACGCGGCCGTCGCCGAGACGGCCCGGAGCCGCGGCGTGCCGGTCAACGTGGTCGACCGCCCCGACCTCTCCAGCTTCATCACCCCGGCGATCATCGACCGCGACCCCGTGGTCATCGGCATTTCCAGCGGCGGCGACGCGCCGATCCTGGCGCGCCAGATCCGCGCCCGCCTGGAAACCCTGCTGCCGGCCAACCTGGGCCGCCTCGCCCGCTTCGCCGGCGCCTTCCGCGGCGCCGTCGCCGCCCAGATCGGCGACGGCCTGCAGCGCCGCCGCTTCTGGGAGCGTTTCTTCAGCGGCCCGGTGGCCGACAAGGTGCTGGCCGGCGACGAGACCGGCGCCCGCGAGACCATGCTCGGCCTCATCAACGGGCGAGACGCCCAGCGCCAGGAGGCGGGCTCCGTCGCCATCGTCGGCGCCGGCCCGGGCGACCCGGACCTCATGACCTTCAAGGCGCTGCGCCGCCTGCAGGAAGCCGACGTGGTGCTCTACGACAAGCTGGTCGGCCCGGAAATCGTCGACTACGCGCGCCGCGATGCCGAGCGCATCTACGTCGGCAAGGCCAAGGGCCACCACACCAAGACCCAGGACGAGATCAACACCCTCATGGCCGAGCAGGCCCTGGCCGGCAAGCGGGTCGTGCGCCTGAAGGGCGGAGACCCTTTCATCTTCGGGCGCGGCGGCGAGGAGATGGATTACCTGCAGGCCCGCGGCATCGCCGTGGAGGTCGTGCCGGGCGTCACCGCGGCCGCCGGCTGCGCGGCGGCGGCGGGCATCCCGCTGACCCTGCGCGGCACCGCCCTGGCCGTGACCTTCCTGACCGGCCACGCCAAGGACGGCGAGCCGGAGCTGGACTGGGCGAGCCTCGCCTCGGGCAAGCAGACCCTGGCCGTCTACATGGGCGTCTCCACTGCCGCCACGCTGGCCGGCCGCCTCATCGAGCACGGCCTGGCCGCCGCCACCCCGGTGGCCGTCATCGAGAACGGCACCCGCCCGGAGCAGAAGGTGGTCACCGGCCGCCTGGATACCCTGGCCGAAAGGCTGGAAGTCGAAGGTGTCACCGGCCCGGCCCTGATCGTCATCGGCGAGGTGGCGCGTCAGGCGCTCGAGGCCGACATCACCGCCGACCTGCAGAACGCCGCAGCGGCCCTGCCGCAGGCCGTATAG
- a CDS encoding sulfurtransferase TusA family protein, which yields MTTTFLDATGLRCPLPVLRARKAMKGVAAGGVLEVKATDPGAVADFQSFCETTGDELVEWQESDGVFLFRIRKAG from the coding sequence GTGACTACTACTTTTTTGGATGCGACCGGCCTGCGCTGTCCCCTGCCGGTGCTGCGGGCCCGCAAGGCGATGAAGGGCGTCGCCGCGGGCGGTGTGCTGGAGGTCAAGGCGACGGATCCGGGCGCGGTCGCGGACTTTCAGTCGTTCTGCGAGACCACCGGCGACGAGTTGGTGGAGTGGCAGGAGAGCGACGGGGTTTTCCTGTTTCGTATCCGCAAGGCGGGTTAG